One stretch of Nocardia mangyaensis DNA includes these proteins:
- a CDS encoding response regulator transcription factor gives MSEVTRTQAVRRIGLVEDHESVAIGLAAMLGPEPDLDLVAAAESVSGLLAQTTDLDLVVLDLRLPDGSSPEDNVTALRERGIEVLVFTGADNAFLVRSAAKAGVLGVLRKSESVATVVEAVRRAASGEQVVTTDWAAAIDGDPQLSDVGLSPRQEEVLMLYASGEKASRVARLTGLSEQTVNDYLGRIRQKYADAGRPAPTKTDLYKRAVEDGWLPVPERQQRT, from the coding sequence GTGAGCGAAGTGACGCGAACGCAGGCGGTGCGGCGGATCGGGCTGGTGGAGGACCACGAGTCCGTGGCGATCGGGCTGGCCGCCATGCTCGGACCCGAACCCGATCTGGATCTGGTCGCGGCCGCGGAATCGGTCAGCGGACTGCTCGCCCAGACCACCGATCTCGATCTCGTCGTGCTCGACCTGCGCCTGCCCGACGGCTCCAGTCCCGAGGACAACGTCACCGCGCTGCGCGAACGCGGCATCGAGGTGCTGGTGTTCACCGGTGCCGACAACGCCTTCCTGGTGCGCTCGGCCGCCAAGGCCGGTGTGCTCGGGGTGCTGCGCAAATCCGAGAGCGTGGCGACGGTGGTCGAGGCAGTGCGCCGGGCCGCCTCGGGCGAGCAGGTGGTCACCACCGACTGGGCCGCCGCCATCGACGGCGATCCGCAGCTGTCCGACGTCGGCCTGAGCCCGCGCCAGGAGGAGGTGCTGATGTTGTACGCCTCGGGGGAGAAGGCCTCGCGCGTCGCCCGGCTGACCGGACTGTCCGAACAGACCGTCAACGACTATCTGGGCCGGATCCGGCAGAAGTACGCCGACGCCGGCCGGCCCGCCCCCACCAAGACCGATCTGTACAAGCGGGCCGTCGAGGACGGGTGGCTGCCCGTGCCGGAACGGCAGCAG
- a CDS encoding flavodoxin family protein, which yields MARLLIIHHTPSPHTQAMFEAVLAGAGDPEIEGVEVVRRAALAVTAVDVLDADGYLLGTPANLGYMSGALKHAFDTIYYPCLDSTRGRPFGLYVHGNEGTEGAEKGVERITTGLGWQPAAAAVVVSGPPTKADLEKCWELGASVAAGLMG from the coding sequence ATGGCCCGGTTGCTGATCATCCACCACACCCCCTCGCCGCACACCCAGGCGATGTTCGAAGCCGTCCTGGCCGGGGCGGGCGACCCCGAGATCGAGGGCGTGGAGGTGGTGCGCCGGGCCGCGCTGGCCGTCACCGCCGTCGACGTCCTCGACGCCGACGGCTATCTGCTCGGCACCCCCGCCAATCTCGGCTACATGAGCGGCGCGCTCAAGCACGCCTTCGACACGATCTACTACCCGTGCCTGGACTCGACCAGGGGACGGCCGTTCGGGCTCTACGTCCACGGCAACGAGGGCACCGAGGGTGCGGAGAAGGGCGTGGAGCGGATCACCACCGGGCTGGGCTGGCAGCCCGCGGCCGCCGCGGTGGTGGTCTCGGGGCCACCCACGAAGGCTGATCTGGAGAAATGCTGGGAGCTGGGGGCCAGCGTCGCCGCAGGTCTGATGGGGTAG